The Thermomonospora amylolytica sequence CGCGGCCGGACCCGTACTTCCTGGTGATGACGCGCTTCTGGAGATGGATGGTCGCCGAGGCGCCCGATCCCCGGGAGGCGCTGGAGGCGTTCTACCTGTGGATCTACACCCGGCGGGCGCACGCCGACGGCACGGTCGACCGGCTGGTCGAGGAGGTGCTGGCCTTCCCGCACCAGCAGGCCGTCGAGGACTTCCAGCGGCAGCTCGACGCGTTCCGGACGCACGAGACGCTGGACCGGCTCGGGGAGATCAGAGCGCCGACGCTGGTGCTGGCCGGGGAGCAGGATCTCGCCGCCCCGCCCCATCTGGGCCGGGTGGCCGCCGAGGCGATCCCCGGCGCCGGGTTCGAGGTCCTGCCCGGTGAGGCCCATCAGCCTTTCCAGGAGGTCCCCGAGATGTTCAACGATCGGGTCGACGCCTTCTGGCGTCAGGTCGAGGCGCACCGCGGCGGGACGGGGTAGGTAGGCTCAGAGGCATCTCTGACCGGTGTTTCCCCGCTATCAAAAGCTGCGGAGCGAACTGCATTCGGCCGGACGGGGAAGGAGGCCGCGCGGCGCGATCGCCGCGCGGCCTTCCTGGATCCGGCCCGTCCGCCGGGGGTTCTCGCGGGGGACGGCGCGAGCGGCTTTCGGGAAATCCTCAGGTTCGTTTCAGCCGGGGTTCCGCGTCGCCCGGGACAGTCGGTGAGGTTCCGGCGTCCGCCGTGCTCAGGGGCGCGGCGGCGGCCGGCAGGTCCCAGACCCATCGGCTTTCGAGGACTCATGACGAGTACGACCGGCCAAGTCCGACCGGATGCCGCCGTGCCGTTCCAGCCGCCCGCCGACGTGACCGGAGGAACGGCGGAAACGGTGACGGTGGAGATCGTCGTTCCGGTGCACAACGAGGAACGGGCGCTTGCGGGATGCGTGCGCACCCTCCACGGACATCTGCGAAAACGGCTGCCGTTCCCCTGGCGGATCACGGTCGCCGACAACGCCAGCACCGACCGGACGCTGCGGGTGGCGCGGGAACTGGCCGCCGAACTGCCCGGCGTCGGCGTCGTGCATCTCGACCGCAAGGGGCGCGGGCTGGCGCTGCGCACCGCGTGGAACGCCAGTGACGCCGACATCGTCGCCTACATGGACGTCGACCTGTCCACCGGGCTCGACGGGCTGCTGCCGCTGCTCGCGCCGCTCGCCAGCGGGCACTCGGACCTGGCGATCGGCAGCCGGCTGGCTCCGGGCGCGCGGACCGTGCGGGGGCCGCGCCGGGAGCTGATCTCCCGCTGCTACAACACGCTGCTGCGGGCGGGGCTCGGGGCGCGGTTCAGCGACGCGCAGTGC is a genomic window containing:
- a CDS encoding alpha/beta fold hydrolase; translation: MGEFVDVGGTGFWVEQRGRGPDVLLIAGLGDSAEVWQAQLDGLADRYRVTAFDNRGVGRTPMPEGGVTVPMMADDAAGVLRALGVPAAHVAGFSGGSVIAQELALGRPEVVRSLVLVSTWARPDPYFLVMTRFWRWMVAEAPDPREALEAFYLWIYTRRAHADGTVDRLVEEVLAFPHQQAVEDFQRQLDAFRTHETLDRLGEIRAPTLVLAGEQDLAAPPHLGRVAAEAIPGAGFEVLPGEAHQPFQEVPEMFNDRVDAFWRQVEAHRGGTG